The following nucleotide sequence is from Flavobacteriales bacterium.
GTTTTACCTGTTCCTGTTTGGGCACAAGCGATTAGGTCGGTGCCTTTAAGAATTTCTGGCATTGCTTGTTCCTGTATAGGAGTACATTCATTATATCCCATATAGGAGATTGCTTCCATTAACGAGGCGTGCAAATTTATATCTTCAAACTTCATCTTCTTTTTTTGGGTTAATTCTTTTGGAGCCTTTGTATAAACTAAAATTGACGAATTTACATTCTAATGCGCCATTAAATAGAACAATTTTTTTGGTTGGTTTTAATCCAACCCGTTTTATTGCTTGCAAGTTAGAGCTTATAACCCAGGCTTCATATCCGGAGAAATGAGTTTTAAGTTGGTCTCCAATCATTTTGTACATCTCAATAGAGTCTTCTAGCTTAATTCTTTCACCGTATGGCGGGTTCATCATAATTACTCCTTCCGAATCGGGAGACTCTAATTGCTCGAAAGCTTTTCTCTTTAATTGTATTTTTTTTGCGAAATCTATATTGGAAAAAGAGTGTTCAATATTTTCCATGTTGCTTTTTAAAATATCGCTACCGTAGATTTTGTAGTCGGGTATAGATTTTACTTTAGCGTTGTCTTTAATTTTTTTCCATAATTCAGGATCAAAATCGGGCCAATCCATAAAATTAAAATGCTTTCTGTTAATAGCCGGTGCATGATTACATGCAATCATAGCGGCTTCTAAAAGAATAGTGCCTGTTCCGCACATTGGATCTACAAAAGCAGTTTTGGGATCCCATCCGGAGAGTAAAATCATACCTGCAGCAAGCACTTCATTTATGGGAGCAATATGTGTTTCGTCGCGGTATCCTCTTCTGTGTAAGGATTCGCCAGTACTATCTAACGAAACACTCACCTTGTCTTTAAAAATGTGAACGTTAATTTGAATATCGGGGTGTTCTACATCTACATCAGGACGCTTATCGTACTTTTTGTTGAATTGATCCGCAATGGCGTCTTTCGTTTTGTAAGCGACGTATTTAGAATGGTTAAAATAGTCGGACTGAACAACGGAGCTAACAGCGAATGTTCTATTTAAATCTAAATATGTTTCCCAGTCGAAGTCATAAATACCTTTATATAATTGCTTTTCGTTTGTTGCCTGGAACGTAAATATTGGCTGTAGAATACGCAATACAGTTCGGCAATGTAAGTTTGCCTTATATAGGATTTTCTGATTGCCCTCGAATGCAACAGCTCTTTTAATCGGCTGTACGTTAGTAGCGCCAAGATCCGTTAATTCTTTCGCTAGAACATCTTCTAATCCATGAAAGGTTTTTGCTATGAGCTCCATTCTTTTTTTTAGGGGTACCAAAGATACGGTGAAAGGCTGGATTATACATTGATCGGTATTAAGAGGTTACTTTATAATATTGTAAACATTAATATTTATACTTTAATGACATGAATAATGAGTGCACTATTAATATAAGCAACACTAAGATGAAGAATTTAATATATGTAGTTGTGGCAACGGTTTTATTAACGGCCTTGAGCAGTTGTGGAGGAAAAGAGAGTAACGGACCTATCCCATCAGTAAGCTTAATTATGGAATCCGATTACAAATGGAAGCAGGAAGTAATAAGTGTAATTGATGTTAGAGAAGCGGAAAATATTGGTTTTGCAAAGGGTTTGGAAGAAGGTGAAGCCTTGATAGACGTGCTTCTAGATGCCGCTCTTGGAGAAAAAGCTGTTCCAACATATCATCCTTTCTTTGGTGCAGAATATCCTCTAACGGTAGAGGAGCTTCACGAAAAGGCCGGAACGAGGCTAGATACCACATGGGTACCAAGCCCAGAACCGCCATACTTATTAGAGCCTGTTGCTTCGGAAGAGGTTTTTGATAGATCTACGGTTGTAAAGTATTATGTAAAGGAAAACTGGTATTATTCAGACGATGAAAATATAGCTGCAAAGGAGATAATAGGGATAATTGCCGTTATTGAGGTATTTGATTTTAATAATAATTTTAAAGGGAATAAACCTTTATTCTCTGTACAGATGGACGAGGTAAAGGACATATTGTGGAATGCAAACGTGGTAGACTTAGAAGTTGATGGCAATGAAGTTTCTTATTTAGATGCGTTTAAAAATGGAAACTATTCTGCGTCAATAAAACAAGGTCATCCAAAGACAAATAATAAGGTTGCTTTATTTACAATTGATCTACCACAAGAAGAAGAACGGATATCGGAAGATATAGTTTGGACTCAGGATGTATGGAGTGAAATGGATTTAATTGAAGGGCAGAATGTCGGTTTTGCATATCCGGAATCCGACGACTTATTTCGCAAATCATTAATTAAAGTTATAGTTGATGGAGTAAAAGAGAATGAGTCAATTGAAATATACGAGAATGGAGTATTAGGAGAGCTAATGAGTCGTGATGAGTTTAATGAGATAACAGGATCGCAGATTGATACTATTATTTTAGAGAAAGACATGGTTAAGGGAGAGGCAAAGGGAATGATAGTAGAAGAGCCTTGGGACTACTCGATGGTAGAGAAATTTAGAATAAAAGAGAAGTGGTATTTCAATAGCGACAAAGAAGTAGTAGAGAAAAGAATAGTGGCATTTTGTCCTTTAGAAGCAGCTTACGATGCGGATGAAGAGTTTATGGGCTACAGGCCTCTCTTTTGGGTATGCATGAATGATCTTAGAGAAGTGTTTTCTAATTCTTATATCTATGAGGTAGAAGACATTTCTGTTCCGAGAACGTATCAGTACATATTCATGAATAGGTTATTTGATTCCGAAATACTGGATGGGGCTAAGTATAAAAAACCGGTTGTTAAGATTGAAAGAGATCAAGTTTAAATTTCCTTTCTGATTTTTTCGAACATATCAAAAATGGCTGGACATACTTCGGTGTTTCTCAAGTTGAGATCTAGTAGTTGA
It contains:
- a CDS encoding DEAD/DEAH box helicase — protein: MKFEDINLHASLMEAISYMGYNECTPIQEQAMPEILKGTDLIACAQTGTGKT
- the gldN gene encoding gliding motility protein GldN → MKNLIYVVVATVLLTALSSCGGKESNGPIPSVSLIMESDYKWKQEVISVIDVREAENIGFAKGLEEGEALIDVLLDAALGEKAVPTYHPFFGAEYPLTVEELHEKAGTRLDTTWVPSPEPPYLLEPVASEEVFDRSTVVKYYVKENWYYSDDENIAAKEIIGIIAVIEVFDFNNNFKGNKPLFSVQMDEVKDILWNANVVDLEVDGNEVSYLDAFKNGNYSASIKQGHPKTNNKVALFTIDLPQEEERISEDIVWTQDVWSEMDLIEGQNVGFAYPESDDLFRKSLIKVIVDGVKENESIEIYENGVLGELMSRDEFNEITGSQIDTIILEKDMVKGEAKGMIVEEPWDYSMVEKFRIKEKWYFNSDKEVVEKRIVAFCPLEAAYDADEEFMGYRPLFWVCMNDLREVFSNSYIYEVEDISVPRTYQYIFMNRLFDSEILDGAKYKKPVVKIERDQV